The genomic stretch GAAAAAGTGATCAGAGCCAATACCACTAAGGCTTTCTACCTAGCCGATGCTTCCGCAAAAAGACAATACGACAACCTGCGGGAAAGCAATTACTACTCCAACATCATTGCAGGAAATATCAGCCAGGAAATCCAGACTGACAGTGTGCAGGTCGATCTGGAGCAGACCCCTTACTATTTCAAGTACTACGGCAAGCAGGTTCTTACGCGGACCGGATCCATTGTCACCAGACAATTGATCTCAGAAGGCTATTTAAGATCTGTTTCCAGAAGCGAACACAATCCGCATGGATTCCTCATCGAAAACTGGACTACCCTTGAAAATTATGACATCCAAATCCAAACACGATAGCTATGAACCATTCCAACAATCAAAAATCCCGGCAAAAGCGACAGCTACTGCTGATGATCCCTATCCTGACTATTCCCTTCCTGACCTTGACCTTTTGGGCACTGGGCGGTGGCAAAAACCCGGGTGATTTACCTATTGATTCTACCCAGAAAGGCTTCAATCTGGAGCTTCCCGGAATAGCAGAAGCGGGAGAAAAAGTCCTGGATAAAATGGGGCATTACCAACGCTCCAATGAAGACTCCTCACGATACTTTCAGGAAGTCAAAAAAGACCCCTACTACCGGATGGCATTTAATGCTGAAACAGAAAGCAAATCCCATCCATCATTGGAATCACCCGAGATAGAAAAAACATCAAGTCAACACCTTTCCACCAACCTGTACAGTGATAGCCAGGAAGAATTGATTCTGGAAAGACTGGAAGCACTCAACAGAACCCTTTCTGAAAGTCCTGAACCCGTTACTACAGCAGCTGCTTATCCTGATGAAGTCAGTACTGCTTCAATGCAATCCGAATCCGGATTGGATGCGGATCTGGACCGGCTGGATCAAATGATGCAGCAGATGCAGCGTACCAACGCCCAGCCAGATCCCGAATTTGAGCAAATGGCAGAGCTGCTGGACAAAATACTTGACATCCAACATCCAGACCGGGTGCAGCAACGGTTGGATGCAGAAAGAAAAACAATAATCGAGAATCAGCATCCAGTTATATCAACTGTTTCCAATCCACAGTCCACGAGTCTGGATAACCCAGCACCAGTTTTTCAGAATAAAAGCCCAACACAAAACGGATTCTTTGGATTGGAATCAAATGCACCTACACCCAATGTTT from Algoriphagus sp. NG3 encodes the following:
- the traK gene encoding conjugative transposon protein TraK — encoded protein: MFTKPKNIDTAFRQIRLFTLVIIIGCLLFSGFTLYQSQQLTAALRQKVYILANGKVLEALLTDRRENLAVEAKDHISTFHRYFFTLDPDEKVIRANTTKAFYLADASAKRQYDNLRESNYYSNIIAGNISQEIQTDSVQVDLEQTPYYFKYYGKQVLTRTGSIVTRQLISEGYLRSVSRSEHNPHGFLIENWTTLENYDIQIQTR
- the traM gene encoding conjugative transposon protein TraM; protein product: MNHSNNQKSRQKRQLLLMIPILTIPFLTLTFWALGGGKNPGDLPIDSTQKGFNLELPGIAEAGEKVLDKMGHYQRSNEDSSRYFQEVKKDPYYRMAFNAETESKSHPSLESPEIEKTSSQHLSTNLYSDSQEELILERLEALNRTLSESPEPVTTAAAYPDEVSTASMQSESGLDADLDRLDQMMQQMQRTNAQPDPEFEQMAELLDKILDIQHPDRVQQRLDAERKTIIENQHPVISTVSNPQSTSLDNPAPVFQNKSPTQNGFFGLESNAPTPNVSQSIQAIIHEEQTLVSGETVKLRLTQETTIAGVIIPKDQLVYGIASLNGDRLKISIRNIRVADAIIPVDLRIHDADGMEGIRIPGSIPQQVSTQSGSQTLQGLGFSSFDNSLEAQATSAGIETAKSFLSKKIRQVKVNLKAGYQVWIVENT